The nucleotide window GCATCAAGATGCCGGGGCCGCGCAGGCCTGATTGCCCGAGATCGTTACTCGCCGACGAGTTCTTCGTAGAGCCGGTGCACACGGGCGTCGATCTCGTCGCGCACCAAGCGCATCCGTTCCATGCCGTGGATGTCGCGCAGGCTCGGTTCGCTGATCTCCCAGCGCTCGTAGCGCGTGCCCGGCACCTCCTCCAGCTGCGCGTTGCTGCCCAAGATAACGACGACGTCGGCCGCCCGCTGCGCTTCTTCGGTCACCGCCGTAGGCGTGCCGCCGCTGATGTCGATGCCCTTCTCGAGCAGCGCCTCGGCCGATTCCTGGTTGACCGCGGTCCCGGGATTGGTGCCGCAGGAGTGCACATCCACCGTGCCGTTGGCGAGTTTTTCCAGCAAGCCGGCGGCCATCGGGGACTTGCCGCTGTTGGAGGAGCAGACAAAGAGGACGCTGGGCTTACCTGGCTGCGGGGTCATGAGGTCGCTTTCTGCTGGCTGGTTCCGAAGAAGGGCGTGGAGTCCATTATGCGCAGATCGGCTGCCGGGAGGGTCTTCGCGCCTGCCGGGAAGGCGAAGGCTCTTGATACTAGCCGCGGTTCTTGTTGCACTGGTCTATACAGCCCGCGCCGGAACGTTTCTTCACCCACTAGAGGCACTGCCGGCAGAAGCAAAGGACCCGCCATGACCGAGACCAACAGCCACAAGCCCACCGTCCTCTTCGTCTGCGTCCACAACGCGGGCCGCTCGCAAATGGCCGCCGCCTATCTGGAGCACCTGTCCAGAGGCGCCATCGATGTCCGGTCCGCCGGTTCACGGCCGGCAAAAGAGGTCAATCCGGCGGTAGTGGAAGCCATGGCGGAGGACGGAATCGACATTTCCGGCCGCACCACCAGGCAGCTCACCACGGAGCAGCTCCATGACGCCAATATGGTCATCACCTTGGGCGGCGGCGTCGATGTTCCGGTCATCCCCGGCCGGAAGTACGAGGACTGGGAGCTGAGGGACCCTGCAGGCAAGGACGTTGGGGCCGCCCGCGTCCTGCGCGATGACATCAAGGCACGCGTCCAGAGCCTGGTTTCCGGCCTGCTCCCCGCGCTGCACCCGGACGCCAGCTAGCCCGCGGCGACGGCACCTGAAGGAGAAACATCATGAGCGAGAAGATCATCATTATCGGTTCCGGTCCCGCGGGCTACACGGCAGCGATCTACGCCGCGCGGGCCGGGCTGGAACCGCGCGTAATTGCCGGCGCCGTCACCGCGGGCGGCGCGCTGATGAACACGACGGATGTGGAGAATTTTCCGGGCTTTCCCGAGGGTATCCAGGGTCCGGAGCTGATGGAGAGCCTGCAGCAGCAGGCGGAGAAGTTCGGCGCGACCATTGAGTACGACGACGTCTCCTCCGTCTCGCTTGAAGGCCACCTTAAAGAAGTGGTCACCGCCGGCGAGAACGTCTACCAGGCGCCGGCGGTCATCCTGGCCACCGGCTCCGCCTACAAGGAACTCGGGCTGCCGGAGGAAAAGAAGTTCTCCGGCCACGGCGTCTCCTGGTGCGCCACCTGCGACGGGTTCTTCTTCCGAAACCAGGACATCATCGTCGTCGGCGGCGGGGATTCGGCCATGGAGGAAGCACTCTTCCTGACCCGCTTCGGAAAGTCCGTCACCGTCGTCGTACGTAGGGATGCGCTGCGGGCATCGAAGATCATGGCGCAGCGGGCGCGGGACAACGAGAAGATCCGCTTCGAATGGAACAGCACCGTTTCCGCCATCCACGGCAACGGCAAGGTCTCCGGCGTGACGCTGACGGACACTGTTACCGGGGCGACGCGCCAACTGGCCGCCACCGGGATCTTCGTGGCCATCGGTCACCTGCCGCGGACCGAACTGGTCAAGGGCCAGATCGATCTGGATGCGGAGGGCTATATCAAGGTGGACTCCCCCACCACCGTGACCAGCCAGCGGGGCGTCTTCGCGTGCGGCGACGCCGTGGACCACCGCTACCGGCAGGCCATCACCGCCGCGGGCACCGGCTGCGCTGCCGCGCTCGACGCCGAACGCTACCTCGCCGCACTGGAAGATTCGGACAGTATCGCCACCGCTTTGGTGGAAGAAGAAACGCATGCCTGACGCCCGCGCCGGGTCGATTCCGGCCGGCCGGTAGTCCGCTCAGCCTTAGATGCGCTCCACCAGTGCGTCTACCTGCTCCAGCAGCGCTTCCAATTCTGCTTCGGTAACTTTGGCGGGCTGGCTAGCCCCGGAGAAAAAGGTAGCGCTGTAATAGAGTCCGTCCCCCATCAGCTTGATGGCCTGTGCAACCGGCCTGCTGCCGAGGGCCTTCTCCAGCGCATCCAGCCAAAGCCCCTCGATACGGGCAAAGGTCTGGGCGGCCGCGGGATGCCCCTGCTGCACCAAGCGGGCCACGGCGACGATGGCCCGGTCCAGCGGCGAGTCCACATATAAAGAAGTGCGCACGTAGTAGCGGGCCGCTCCTTCGGGCGCCTTGCCGATCTTCTCCGCATCCTCCGCTGTCAGCGCCGCGAGCCGTTCGCAGAGCCCTTCTACCATGGCCTCCTTGGAGGGGAAGTGGTAGAGCAGCCCTCCCTTGGACACCCCTGCCGCCGCCGCAACGGCATCCATAGTGGCCGCCCGTTCGCCCTCCTTGATGAGGATGTCTTCAAAGCTGTCGAGGATCCGGTCTTTTGCGCTGGCCATCCATCCATCCTAGCTTTCGATCCGCTTGCCACTAAACCGTCCAGCCGGTACAGTAAATGCGTCCCCGCAATTTTCAGGAGGTGCACTATGCTCACCATCACCCAACGTGCCGGCCGGAAAGAATGGACCGCTCTGGCAGCACTCATGCTGCCGGTACTGCTGGTCGCCGTGGACAATACGGTGCTGAGCTTTGCCCTGCCTGCCATCTCGCTGGAGTTCAACACCAGCGGGACTACCCTGCTCTGGATCATCGACATCTATCCCCTGGTTCTCGCCGGCCTGCTGGTCGCCATGGGGAGCTTGGGCGACCGGTTCGGCCGCCGGCGCATGCTCATCACGGGCGCCGTGGGCTTTGCCGTCTTCTCGGCGCTCGCAGCCTTCGCACCAAGCGCCGAGGTACTGGTGGCCGCGCGTGCCGGCCTGGGCGTCTTCGGTGCCATGCTGATGCCGGCCACGCTCTCCCTGATCCGCAACATCTTCACCGACCGCGGACAGCGCCGTCTGGCCATCGCGGTCTGGGCCGCCGGCTTCTCCGCCGGCGCCGCGCTGGGCCCGATCCTGGGCGGACTGCTGCTGGAACACTTCTGGTGGGGATCCGTGTTCCTGCTGGCCGTTCCGGTGCTGGTGCTGATGCTGATCCTGACCCCGCTTTTCGTGCCGGAATCCAAGGATCCGGCACCGGGCGCCGTCGATATTTGGAGCATTTTCCTCTCCATCGCAACGATGCTGCCGGTGGTCTACGCCATCAAGAACCTCGCCAACGGCGGCAACCTCATGGCCACCCTGGGCATTGCCGTGCTCGGAGTGACTGCCGGCTGGCTGTTCACCCGGCGCCAGCTCCGCCGCTCCCAGCCGATGCTGGACGTACGGCTTTTCACGGTCCGGCCCTTCACCGGTGCGGTACTGGTCAACCTGCTGGCGGTGTTCTCGCTGGTCGGCTTCCTGTACTTCGTGTCCCAGCACCTGCAGCTGGTCCTCGGGCTGAGCCCGCTCGATGCCGGGCTGGTACTGCTGCCCGGTCTGGCGATCACCATCACTGCCGGCCTGCTGGCGGTGCCGCTGGTGCGCCGGATCCGCCCGCATCTGGTGGTGTCAGCCGCGCTGCTGCTTTCTGCAACGGCCTACTGGATGGTGGCCGCAACCCCCGGCGCTTCGGCCGGAAACCTCATGCTGGCCTTTGCGGTACTTGGCGCGGGAGTGGGAGCTTCGGAGACGCTCTCCAACGACCTGATCCTCTCCAGCGTTCCGGCGGCCAAGGCCGGTGCCGCGTCGGCGGTTTCCGAAACGGCCTACGAAGTGGGCTCGGTCTTCGGCACCGCGGTACTCGGCAGCATCCTGGTGGCGGCCTACCGGCAGAACATCGACCTGCCCGCGAACCTCACGGCGTCGCAACAGACCATCGCGAGCGAAACATTGGGCGGCGCCATCAACACTGCCGCCGAACTTCCCGGCAGGACGGCGGACCCGCTCCTGGAGTCGGCTTTCCACGCCTTCGACAGCGGTGTCACGGTCACGGCCGGAATCGCCTCCGTGCTGATGGTTGCCGCGGCCTGGCTGGCCTTCCGCACCTTGCGCGACACCCAGTCCTGAGTCCTGGGTCCGAATCCTCTGGCCCGGACCAGCATTCCGCCGCGAGAACGTCCCTTACCTGCCCGACACCCGGGAGTAAGGGACGTTCTCGCGTTTAAGGCACGTTCCCGCCGTGACGAGGCCCGGCGGCGAGAAGTCACACTCCGACATCGCACTGAATCTCCAGTGCTGAGGCGTCGGCCACACGCCCTTGATTCATACCCCCAAGGGGTATACATTGAACCTAGTAATCCACGGAAGGAACGCCATGAGCCACACAGAACTTCCCGCGGCCGAGCCGTCGGTCCTTGAGGATGCCCTCGCAGCCGACGAGCACATCGGGCACGCCTACACCACCGACAAGGCGGCCTACCTGCGCAGGCTCAAGCGGATCGAGGGCCAGGTCCGGGGTATCGCCCGCATGGTGGACGAGGACAAGTACTGCATCGACATCCTCACGCAGGTGTCCGCAGTCAACAAGGCCCTGCACGCCGTCAGCATCGGCCTGCTCGAGGACCACATCGCGCACTGCGTCGTCGGCGCCGCGAAGGACTCCGAAGCCGCCGGAGACCCAGCGATCGTCCAGGACAAGGTCAAGGAAGCCTCGGACGCTATCGGCCGGCTGCTGCGCTAGGCCAGAACAGAATCAATTCCAACAGGAGGAACCATGAGCACCATCACCAAAGTCAGCATTGACGGCATGACCTGCGGCCACTGCATTGACGCAGTCACCGAAGAACTCAAGGCCATCAAGGGCGTGCAGGATGTGGCCATCGAGCTGAACAAGGGCGGCATTTCCACCGCGACCGTCAACTCCACCGATGCCCTGGATCCGGAACAGATCGGCGAAGCCGTAGCCGAAGCGGGTTACCTGGTCGTGGCAGCAGACGCGTAAGAGTACGACGGCGGGCCCAGCGTCAAGCGAACGGCCCGCCTTTGACAATCGAAGGGGAAGAAGGCAATCATGGCCCAGAACACGGGTGCCCGGATTACTAGCAGCAACCAGGCCGGCTCCGCCGGAATCAGCGGTATGCAGGTGGCTCCGACCCGCCTGGTCGAGCTGGAGATCGAAGGCATGACGTGCGCGTCCTGCGTCAACCGCGTGGAGCGCAAACTGGGCAAGCTCGAAGGTGTCCAAGCCAGCGTCAACCTCCCCCTCGAATCGGCGCAGGTCACCGTGCCCGAAAACGTGTCGGACCAGCAGTTGCTCGACACGGTCAAGGCCACCGGCTACCGTGCCCGCATCAAATCCTCGCCCCAGGACGCCACCCATCGCGAGGCCCCGGAGGCGGGCGCATCCGGGCAGCACGAGTTGTGGCGCAGCGAGGAATCAGGAGAGCCTGCGAACATTACTGCGTCTAGGCGCAGGGACGCCCGCGAAGGCGCCCCGCATAACGAGCACGCCGACCACGAGGACCACATGGCGCACGGCGGCACGGCGTCGCAACTGCGGCCACGGCTGTGGGCAGCCACCATCCTGACCCTCCCGATCTTCGCCATCTCGATGATTCCGGGCGCGCAGTTCCCGCACTGGGGGTGGGTTGTCTTCCCATTGTCCATCCCCGTGGTCTTCTGGTCGGCCTGGCCTTTCCACCGCGCCGCGGCGATCAACGCACGGCATCTGGCCTCGACCATGGACACGCTGGTGTCGATCGGCGTCCTCGCGGCGTTCTTCTTCTCCGCATGGCAACTGCTGATGGACCCGATGATGACGGAGCACGTCCACGGCAGCATGGCCGACCACGCGCTCTACTTCGAGACCGCCGCCGTCGTCACGACCTTCCTGCTGCTGGGCCGCTATCTCGAAGCCAACGCCAAACAGAAGGCAGGCAACGCGCTCAAATCCTTGCTGGATCTCGGGGCCAAGGAAGCCACCGTACTGCGCGATGGCGCCGAGGCGAAAGTATCCGCGGACCAACTGGTTCCCGGCGACCTCATCGTGGTCCGCCCCGGTGAAAAGATCGCCACGGACGGCTACGTGGTCGAGGGACATTCCGCCGTCGATACGTCCCTGATCACCGGCGAATCCGTCCCGGTGGAAGTGGACGTGGACGACACTGTCACCGGCGCCACCATCAACACGTCCGGCCGCCTGCTGGTCCGGGCGACCCGCGTCGGCTCGGACACGACGTTGGCGCAGATGGGCCGGCTGGTCAGCCAGGCACAGGCAGGCAAAGCGCCCATCGCGCGGCTGGCGGACCGCATCAGCTCGGTCTTCGTCCCCATCGTGATCGCCATCGCCGTCGTTACTTTTGTCCTCTGGCTGGTCCTCACCGGTGACCTGGAGTCCGCCTTCACCGCCGCGGTGACGGTGCTGGTCATCGCCTGCCCCTGCGCATTGGGGCTGGCCACGCCGACCGCGCTGCTCACCGGTACGGGCAGGGGCGCGCAGCTGGGCATCCTGATCAAGGGCCCGCAGATCCTTGAGGACACCCGGCATGTGGACACCATTCTGCTGGACAAGACGGGCACGGTGACCACCGGCAAGCAGGCTGTTTCCGGCGTCGTCGCCCTTGGTTCTCATGCGGAAGACGAAGTACTGGCGCTGGCCGGCGCGGTCGAATCCGGCTCCGAGCACCCGATCGCCCACGCGATCGTCGACGCAGCCAAGGAGCGCCTCGCCTCGGCCGCCGCCGGGGCAGCCGTAAGCGCGTCAGGGCAGCCCGGCTTGCCGGCTCTGGCGGATTTCCACAGTGCGGCCGGCGGCGGTGTGCGCGGCACCGTGACAAATAGCGACGGCGGACGGCTCACCGTGGTGGCCGGCCGGACCGGGTGGTTGGAAGAGAACGGCGTCAACCTGTCGGCGCAGGACCGCGCCATGCTGCTGGAACAGCAGGAGTCCGGCGCGACCGCCATCTGGGTGGCCGTGGACGGCGAACTTGCCGGCATCGTCAACCTCAAGGACACCATCAAGGACAGCTCGGCCACGGCGATTGCCCGCCTCAAGGAACTGGGCCTCCGCCCGATCCTGCTGACCGGAGACAACGGCGCGGTCGCCGCCCAGGTTGCCGCCGCCGTCGGAATTGCCGCTGAAGACGTCTTCGCCGACGTCCTCCCCGAGGGCAAGGTCGAGGCCGTGCAGAAGCTGCAGGACGCAGGCAAGACCGTGGCGATGGTCGGCGACGGCGTGAATGATGCTGCTGCTTTGGCGCAGGCCGACCTCGGGATCGCCATGGGTGCAGGGACGGATGTTGCCATCGAGGCCGCGGACATCACGGTGATGGGCAGCGATCTGGGCCAGGTGGTGCAGTCCATCGAGCTGAGCCGCAAGACCTTGAGCACCATCAAGAGCAACCTGTTCTGGGCCTTCGCCTACAACACCCTCGGCATCCCGGTGGCGGCGTTCGGGTTGCTGAACCCGATGATCGCCGGCGCTGCGATGGCCGCGAGCTCGGTACTGGTGGTGGCGAACTCCCTGCGGCTGCGGGCCTTCGCCCGGTAACCAGCGCCTTCCGCTCCGGATGGGCGGCGGCTCCCCGGCGTCGGAGAGCCCCCGCCCTTTCCGGGGCGGCATTACCCCCGGACGAGTTCCCGACGCACAATTTCCGGATGGGGGTTGGTGACAACCCCGTCGCGCAGGATGACCGTGGGTACCGTTTCATTCCCGTCATTATGCTCGCGGACAAACGCGGCCGCCTCGGCATCGCGCCAGATATTGACCCACTGCGCCTTGCGCCGGGTCCGGCTCAGCGAGGCCATCATCCGCATGCAGTAGACACAGCCCGGCCGCCAGAAGATCACCACTCCGGGCTCGTACTGTTGGCGCTGCCGAAGCGTTGACCACGGTTTTTGCCGGCCGCCGTAAACGGGACTGACAAACCATGCGGCGGCCAGCAGGATAGCGGCGACCACGAGCGCCTGCACCCATTGGCCCCGGTTGCCGTAAACGACCAGCATCATGCCGGCGACAGCGACCAGGACGATCGCATTGGACCAGCGCAGGAGCGACTTCACCGGCTACCCGGCGGCGCCATAGCGGACGGCCGCGCGGGCCTTCGCCTTGGCTGCTTCTTCATCGCGGTTCTTCGGCGGTGCTGTGGTCACGAGCGAATCGAGCAGGTGCGCCGTTATGTGCGCGATTTCGTGTACCGCCTCGTTGAAGGCCTCTTCATTGGCCTTGGAGGGTTTGTTGGTGCCGCTGACTTTGCGGACGTACTGCAATGCGGCGGCCTCGACCTCGGCGCTCGTGGCGGACGGCTCGAAATTGTAGAGACGGCGGATGTTGCGGCACATGGAAAGCTCCTCGGGTTTCTGGATTGCCTCTTTCCAGTGTGCGCCAGAGTGCCGGTGGGATGTAAGAGGAAAGGCCCCCGCCGCCGTCGTAATCGGCAGCAGGGGCCCCTCCCGCATCAAACTCTCCAGGGTAACTAGTGGCTGTTGGTCAGCTCCCGCTCGCTTGCGCCGCTCTGGGCGCCGGCGGCGGCAGGCTCGCCCAGGACGGGCTTGCCCAGCATGGAGATCACCACGGCGCCGATCAGCATCGGAATGATGAACAGGAAGTACAGGTCGGTCGGCTGCCAGCCGCCGTCCATCAAGGTACCGGCGATCATCGGGGATGCGATGGCGCCCACGCGGCCCATGCCGATGACAAGGCCCAGCGCCGTGCCGCGGACCTCGGAGGTGTAGTAGGTCGGGCTGATGGCGAGCATGCCGGCAATCGGGGCGTTTGAGCCGAAACCGACCAAGGCCGCCGCCAGCAGGGCGCCGGCGAGCGATCCTGTGGACAGCGAGAACGCGCCGAAGGTGAGGCCGCCCATGACGAAGAAGACGGCCAGGACCTTGCGCATCGGGAAGCGTGCACCGAAGAATCCCAGTACGACGGCGCCAATGATGGCCCCCGTGCTGAAGAGGACGCCGGCCGTGATGCCGTCCTGCTCGCTGAAGCCGCTGGCGGTCACCAGTTTCGGGGTCCAGGAGTTGGCGAAGTAGAAGCTGGCCATCAGGATGAAGTACGCCAGCGAGATGAGGATAGTGCGGCGGGCGTTGACACCGGTAAGCACGTCTGCGAAACGGGATTTCTTTTTGGCCGGAGCCGGGGCCGGCGCGGGCAATTCCGTGACCGCCGGCTGTTCGATTCGGGCCAGGACCTTGTTGACGCGCTCCAGAGCGTTGACCGGCCGGCGGACCAGCAGGTAGTCCACGGACTCCGGCACGGCACGGAGGATGAACGGAATCATGATGGCGGTGATGATCGCGCCGAACAGGAAGGCCGACCGCCAACCGAACTGCAGGATCAGCACGCCGGTGGCCATGCCGCCCAGCACGCCGCCGATCGGCTGGCCGATGCTGACGATCGCCAGGGAGGTGGAGCGCCGCTTGGCGTTGGTGAACTCGGACGCGAGGACATTTGCGGTGGCCTGCAACGTGCCCACGGCCAGGCCGGTGATGAAGCGAAGCACGACCAGAAGTTCGTAGCTCGGTACGAAAGCCGAGGCGAGCATGCCCAGGGCGACAACCAAGGCTCCGAGCGCCAGCGTCTTCTGGCGGCCGATAATGTCAGCGATGGTGGAGACGAAGATCGAGCCGATGGCCATGCCGACCAGGGCGGAGCTGAGCAGGATGCCGAGCTGGGACGCACTCAGGCCCCAGTATTCACTGACGGCGTTGGCGCTGAACGCCATGACGAGGACGTCGAAGCCGTCGATCATGTACAGCGCGGTGCAGATGGCAATGACGCCGACCTGGGTGCGCTTCATGGGGGCCGCTTCGATGCGCGACTTGATATCCATTGCAGGGCCTTACTGTTGCTGACTTGGGCCGTGAGCCAACGGGAGAACGTCGGCCACACGGGGCGGTGTTCGTGCTGCGAACAAGTGTTCAAAATCACCGCAGCCATTAACTATATGAGCTCCGCTACGCCACCATGTGCCGCAGGCCATAGCTTGAGACACAACTCACAGCACCTACGCCTGTACCCTCAGCCGCGGGCCCCGCAGTTCATCCAGCCGGACAAGCACTACGCCCAGCACGATCAGCGCACCGCCCAGCAGCTGGATGGCTGCGGGTAGTTCGCCCAGCAGCAGCCATGCCCACAGCACGGCAAAGAGCACCTCGGTCAGGGAGACGAAAGACGCCACCTTGGTGCCGAGCGCCCGGGCAGCCATGATGCCCGTGACGTAGGAGATCACGGTGGACAGCAGCACCAGCGCCGCCAGCGGCACCCACCAGCTCGTCCGCCAACCGGCCAGGCTAACATCCGCGGTGCTCACCGCCATGGGCAGAACCCGGGCCGCACCCAGCACCACCATGGACGCACCACCCACCAGCAGTCCGCCTGCCGCCAGAACCAGCGGCGGCAGGGAGTCATTGTGCCGCGCGGTGATGAAGAAGTAGATGACCAGGCACACTGCGGCCGCGAGGCCCCAGAGGATGCCGCCGAGGTCGAGGCGCACGTCGCCGAAAACATCCAGCACCAGCACCAGTCCGGCCACGGCCAGGACGGTGCCGGCCATCGTGGCGGAGCGGGGCCGCCGGCGGCTCGTCAGCCACAGCCAGAGCACAATCAGCACGGGGGCCATGAACTCGAGCAGCAACGCTACACCAACGGAGAGAGTCGATACGGCGTTGAAATAGGCGAGCTGGCAGCCAGCCACCCCGATCAGCCCGAACAGCACGATGGTCTTCCAGTTCTGCCGGACCTGGCTCCAGCGGCCGTGCAGCACAATGAGCGCCGGAACGGTGAGCACCAATGCGGCCCCGAGCATGCGGACGGCAACGGCGGCGCCGGGTGTCCAGCCCGCCTCCAGCAGGGACTTTGCAAAAGACCCCGACAACCCGAACACCGCCGAAGAGAACAGGGCGATGCCCACCCCGGATACGGCGGAGGATCTAATGATGCCTCTTGCAGGCTTGACCGACACGGTACCGCCGCCCATGGTTACCTCGAATGCGCTAATTGACGGCCCGCCACCCCGGATGAACGCGGAAAATTGGAGCATGTCAGGACCTAAAGATGGATATAGTAGTGACAGTAATGCCGAGCATATTCAGGAGTCAAGATGGTGTTTGCCCATGACACGGAAAGATCGCTGATCGACGCGGCCAAGTTGATCAACACCGCCGAGTCCGAGGTGGACCAGCTGAACACCTTGGCAGACCTGGACGAGTTCGTGAAGGCGAACGAGTACTCCGGCTCACGCAGCCACACCATGGGGGAACTGCGCGCGGTGCGTCACCTGCGGCCACGGCTACGGGCAGTCTGGACGGCGGAGGAAGACGAAGCCGTGCGCCTGGTCAACAACATCCTGCGCAACGGCCGCGCCTTACCCCAACTGGTCCAACACGACGGTTGGGACTACCACCTGCACGCCACCACGCCGGATGCGCCGCTGGACATCCGGATGGCGGTTGATGCGGCCATGGCCTTGGTGGACGTGATCCGCGAGAAGGAACTCGACCGGCTGCGGGTCTGCGCCGCCGAGGACTGCAACGCCGTCCTGGTAGACCTCTCCCGCAACCGCTCCAAGCGCTTCTGCGATACCGGCAACTGCGCCAACCGCACCCACGTGGCTGCCTACCGCGCCCGCAAAGCTACCGCATAAGTACCATCCGGATATTGCGCATTACCGAATCATCAGTAGGCTGAGGAATAGTCCGGCAACAGTGTCAGATGAACTGGAGGAGCCCTCATGTTGAAGAAGATTGTGTTTGTAGCGGGCGTCGGCGCGGGCTTTGTGCTTGGTTCCCGGGCCGGCCGCGAAAGCTACGAGAAGATCAAGGTCCAGGCCCAGAAGCTATGGAATGATCCCAAGGTCCAGCACAAGGTGTCCGAAGGCACTGAATGGGCCAAGGAAAAGGCGCCGCAGCTGCAGGAAAAGGTAACCGAAAAGGCGAAGGGGGTTCTGCATAAGAACGACGCCGGATCCTCCTCGTCCGGCACCTCCGGTTCGGGCAGCTACAGCGGCACTCCCAGCACCGGCGTCCCAGGCTCCACCGGGACAACGGGAACTCCGGGATCCCCTGAAACCACGGGCACCACCACCGGCATGATCCCGTAGCTCTGCGCTATCAGAAACCCAGGGCCGGTCCGCTCCCGATTCCGGGTGCGG belongs to Arthrobacter crystallopoietes and includes:
- a CDS encoding glutaredoxin domain-containing protein, which produces MKSLLRWSNAIVLVAVAGMMLVVYGNRGQWVQALVVAAILLAAAWFVSPVYGGRQKPWSTLRQRQQYEPGVVIFWRPGCVYCMRMMASLSRTRRKAQWVNIWRDAEAAAFVREHNDGNETVPTVILRDGVVTNPHPEIVRRELVRG
- a CDS encoding metal-sensitive transcriptional regulator, which gives rise to MSHTELPAAEPSVLEDALAADEHIGHAYTTDKAAYLRRLKRIEGQVRGIARMVDEDKYCIDILTQVSAVNKALHAVSIGLLEDHIAHCVVGAAKDSEAAGDPAIVQDKVKEASDAIGRLLR
- a CDS encoding heavy metal translocating P-type ATPase, translating into MQVAPTRLVELEIEGMTCASCVNRVERKLGKLEGVQASVNLPLESAQVTVPENVSDQQLLDTVKATGYRARIKSSPQDATHREAPEAGASGQHELWRSEESGEPANITASRRRDAREGAPHNEHADHEDHMAHGGTASQLRPRLWAATILTLPIFAISMIPGAQFPHWGWVVFPLSIPVVFWSAWPFHRAAAINARHLASTMDTLVSIGVLAAFFFSAWQLLMDPMMTEHVHGSMADHALYFETAAVVTTFLLLGRYLEANAKQKAGNALKSLLDLGAKEATVLRDGAEAKVSADQLVPGDLIVVRPGEKIATDGYVVEGHSAVDTSLITGESVPVEVDVDDTVTGATINTSGRLLVRATRVGSDTTLAQMGRLVSQAQAGKAPIARLADRISSVFVPIVIAIAVVTFVLWLVLTGDLESAFTAAVTVLVIACPCALGLATPTALLTGTGRGAQLGILIKGPQILEDTRHVDTILLDKTGTVTTGKQAVSGVVALGSHAEDEVLALAGAVESGSEHPIAHAIVDAAKERLASAAAGAAVSASGQPGLPALADFHSAAGGGVRGTVTNSDGGRLTVVAGRTGWLEENGVNLSAQDRAMLLEQQESGATAIWVAVDGELAGIVNLKDTIKDSSATAIARLKELGLRPILLTGDNGAVAAQVAAAVGIAAEDVFADVLPEGKVEAVQKLQDAGKTVAMVGDGVNDAAALAQADLGIAMGAGTDVAIEAADITVMGSDLGQVVQSIELSRKTLSTIKSNLFWAFAYNTLGIPVAAFGLLNPMIAGAAMAASSVLVVANSLRLRAFAR
- a CDS encoding MFS transporter, which gives rise to MDIKSRIEAAPMKRTQVGVIAICTALYMIDGFDVLVMAFSANAVSEYWGLSASQLGILLSSALVGMAIGSIFVSTIADIIGRQKTLALGALVVALGMLASAFVPSYELLVVLRFITGLAVGTLQATANVLASEFTNAKRRSTSLAIVSIGQPIGGVLGGMATGVLILQFGWRSAFLFGAIITAIMIPFILRAVPESVDYLLVRRPVNALERVNKVLARIEQPAVTELPAPAPAPAKKKSRFADVLTGVNARRTILISLAYFILMASFYFANSWTPKLVTASGFSEQDGITAGVLFSTGAIIGAVVLGFFGARFPMRKVLAVFFVMGGLTFGAFSLSTGSLAGALLAAALVGFGSNAPIAGMLAISPTYYTSEVRGTALGLVIGMGRVGAIASPMIAGTLMDGGWQPTDLYFLFIIPMLIGAVVISMLGKPVLGEPAAAGAQSGASERELTNSH
- the trxB gene encoding thioredoxin-disulfide reductase; its protein translation is MSEKIIIIGSGPAGYTAAIYAARAGLEPRVIAGAVTAGGALMNTTDVENFPGFPEGIQGPELMESLQQQAEKFGATIEYDDVSSVSLEGHLKEVVTAGENVYQAPAVILATGSAYKELGLPEEKKFSGHGVSWCATCDGFFFRNQDIIVVGGGDSAMEEALFLTRFGKSVTVVVRRDALRASKIMAQRARDNEKIRFEWNSTVSAIHGNGKVSGVTLTDTVTGATRQLAATGIFVAIGHLPRTELVKGQIDLDAEGYIKVDSPTTVTSQRGVFACGDAVDHRYRQAITAAGTGCAAALDAERYLAALEDSDSIATALVEEETHA
- a CDS encoding low molecular weight phosphatase family protein, with the protein product MTPQPGKPSVLFVCSSNSGKSPMAAGLLEKLANGTVDVHSCGTNPGTAVNQESAEALLEKGIDISGGTPTAVTEEAQRAADVVVILGSNAQLEEVPGTRYERWEISEPSLRDIHGMERMRLVRDEIDARVHRLYEELVGE
- a CDS encoding MFS transporter; this translates as MLTITQRAGRKEWTALAALMLPVLLVAVDNTVLSFALPAISLEFNTSGTTLLWIIDIYPLVLAGLLVAMGSLGDRFGRRRMLITGAVGFAVFSALAAFAPSAEVLVAARAGLGVFGAMLMPATLSLIRNIFTDRGQRRLAIAVWAAGFSAGAALGPILGGLLLEHFWWGSVFLLAVPVLVLMLILTPLFVPESKDPAPGAVDIWSIFLSIATMLPVVYAIKNLANGGNLMATLGIAVLGVTAGWLFTRRQLRRSQPMLDVRLFTVRPFTGAVLVNLLAVFSLVGFLYFVSQHLQLVLGLSPLDAGLVLLPGLAITITAGLLAVPLVRRIRPHLVVSAALLLSATAYWMVAATPGASAGNLMLAFAVLGAGVGASETLSNDLILSSVPAAKAGAASAVSETAYEVGSVFGTAVLGSILVAAYRQNIDLPANLTASQQTIASETLGGAINTAAELPGRTADPLLESAFHAFDSGVTVTAGIASVLMVAAAWLAFRTLRDTQS
- a CDS encoding low molecular weight phosphatase family protein, whose protein sequence is MTETNSHKPTVLFVCVHNAGRSQMAAAYLEHLSRGAIDVRSAGSRPAKEVNPAVVEAMAEDGIDISGRTTRQLTTEQLHDANMVITLGGGVDVPVIPGRKYEDWELRDPAGKDVGAARVLRDDIKARVQSLVSGLLPALHPDAS
- a CDS encoding DUF2277 domain-containing protein; protein product: MCRNIRRLYNFEPSATSAEVEAAALQYVRKVSGTNKPSKANEEAFNEAVHEIAHITAHLLDSLVTTAPPKNRDEEAAKAKARAAVRYGAAG
- a CDS encoding heavy-metal-associated domain-containing protein; this translates as MSTITKVSIDGMTCGHCIDAVTEELKAIKGVQDVAIELNKGGISTATVNSTDALDPEQIGEAVAEAGYLVVAADA
- a CDS encoding TetR/AcrR family transcriptional regulator; the protein is MASAKDRILDSFEDILIKEGERAATMDAVAAAAGVSKGGLLYHFPSKEAMVEGLCERLAALTAEDAEKIGKAPEGAARYYVRTSLYVDSPLDRAIVAVARLVQQGHPAAAQTFARIEGLWLDALEKALGSRPVAQAIKLMGDGLYYSATFFSGASQPAKVTEAELEALLEQVDALVERI